The following nucleotide sequence is from Solea senegalensis isolate Sse05_10M linkage group LG19, IFAPA_SoseM_1, whole genome shotgun sequence.
agagagagagagagaactaaaCACATCTCACCTTGTGAATTTCTGTAGTCTCCATGTTGGCTCAGGAACAAACATGGGGATGGTTCGTTTATGTCTGgagacacaacaaaatcaaaatcaaccCGACATGCTTTACATGAAACATTATTTCAgtcaaagagaaaagagaggaggttAATAGAGTCAATACTTACTGTCCGGATGTGAATGGGATGTGTGTTGCTCCGTAGCCGCGCACGACATCGTTGCCAAACACATCAGGACCGTAAACACTCACCACAAGCTGAGGCCCTGTAGTGTTAAAAAGTAAATACTCAGTTTTGTTTATACTTGTTTAGAAAATGGCAGAGGATTTCAAAAGTGGCCCATATTTGTATTTTGAATGTATGTGCGCAATACTTACATCCAAACGGgtttgtgcttttaaaagttGTTTCCAGTGGAAAGTTCCATATTAATTTATGTGAAGACTGACCCTTACATGTGATTTGAGTGATGCCTTCCTCCAGCCCCtgtagacaaacagacacaagaacattcagatattattattagcagACACCCTGTGCTTTCTTCATTAATGTCCAGTGGTTTAATATTATCTggatattattacatttttttctagGGTTGGTTAAATATGTGATTGTGATATTGTGATTGGAATTTGACTTATTAATGCGTGACAGAGTGAAAATATTAAGCAGTATATATTCAAATGCAAGGTGATGAatcaaagattttttttcctgtatgacattttaaatttgaactaCACAAAGAACAATCAAAgatattattagcattatttaCATTCCAATAAATGGCtgaatgtgtgatttatttattgttttcaaatcaaaattaaatttgtttgtcaggtttatttcattaatttaagaaattaaacaaaaataatgcccaaaaagaatgaaaaggagcCAAAAGAAGGACAATTTCCCCCTCGTTCATAGTGCACAATACACACaatctattttgtttatacaacaaacaaacaatacaaaaaaatacatggaaataTAACCAAAGTACAAGCTAAATCACGTTATATTTATTCCAGATGTGaatacttttaaaatattgtaatattgtcactgtgatactgtgtTCCATCAAACTGGTTCTGATGATTCatcttttgtttccttcagataataaatattttttctcttattttcaaATCTTTTCTGTAAGTTGTCAGGAAAGTTTGCAGAACGCGTGAATCTACCAGATCAACACATTTCAGGGATTTGTTCCCTATATCATTTCCTACTCATGAGTCGTATGGCTTTTTTCTGTAATACAAATAATgagtttgtatgtgttttgcACGCACTCCCCCTAATGATACAACATATGTCGGACATGGAACAATTAACAAATCCGTTAGCAAATCACCAGCTACTCACAGAGGTGGGAGCCCAGTCGTGTCCGTAGACGAAGCAGTATTTGCAATAAAGGTTGTCATACTCTGGAAACTGAAATACAACACCAAATACAAAGAGGTCAGCATCGTATAAGTGTGCAATGACACACATTCAGATAAACAAACTTGCTACGGGACTTAGTCAGTTGATGCTAACTGGAATTAGCTGCAATGCTAGGCTAACAACTGGGGAAAACACTCACATTCGCTCCCTCAATTTGCCCGTTCACCGTcagaagaaacacagagggGTTACTTGTGGCCATGGTCGCTTAAGTCGGTAAACACGAATGTTTATAGCGGTCAATTCAACTCAGAGGACAACAATCCCGGTCGCACTACATGGATCAAAGCCCCGTCTGTTGGTTGCTAAGGCGACGCTTGCTCGTCCTCACGGGTGCCCGCTAGGTCCAAACCTAGAAAAGAGTGGGAGAATGTGCTGAAATTACATAATGAGTCCACAAGATGGCGACAGTGTTTTAACAACGAGACTTGACCTGATGCACAGATGCTCTTACCTGCGCCGGAAACCACTTTCTCTTCTGTGTGTAATGTTGTCACCTGTGTGAAATACATGTAAACGACTTAGACCAATTATGCAGAAAACACTGCTTTTCCCACCACTGAATTAAAACTGAGCTAGTCAGTCTGGCGAAATAGGACCACGAGATGACGTGCAAGCTTCGCAAAACTAGTAAGTggacctttttttaatcattttttatcaGCGAGATTTGGGGAAGAGGGGAAATGTGACGTCAGCAGCATCGTTTGCTTTCTGtatactttttaaagtgttaCTCCTAACTTCAAGGTAAAGCCATCACACTGCATTAAATAAATCCCCAGAGCAAATATgctatttttaaacacacatctaatctaatctaagtaGAATTTGTCCAGTGTTGTTTTAGGATTCTTAATGTTACATCTCTTTTCTCCAATCTGAGTAAGAGGTTTAAATAATCTATTATTTATCCACTATCTTTATCTGTAATCTGTCATCACACTCACAACAagttttatttgcatataattttctttattttatcccCAGTGTCAAGCTTACCTattaaactgcaataaaaacgAATCCAGCTAACAAATCAGTTATtataaacaacaaatgtgtaatttttAAGTAGACTTTTTTCCCAGGTTTTTTATAGTAACCTTCATTTTACATCTCAGTTTCCATAAATTTGTGGTGGAATTAAGCATCTACCAGCTTTATCT
It contains:
- the b9d1 gene encoding B9 domain-containing protein 1 gives rise to the protein MATSNPSVFLLTVNGQIEGANFPEYDNLYCKYCFVYGHDWAPTSGLEEGITQITCKGQSSHKLIWNFPLETTFKSTNPFGWPQLVVSVYGPDVFGNDVVRGYGATHIPFTSGQHKRTIPMFVPEPTWRLQKFTSWLLGRRPEYTDPKVVAQGEGREVTRVHSQGFVTISFHILTKDMKKLGYDTGASSPVNTHSATSDWSTEEQPSNT